A region of uncultured Draconibacterium sp. DNA encodes the following proteins:
- a CDS encoding alpha/beta hydrolase-fold protein, with translation MKRYSFILTVLLAFSAVLAMAQTAEQTVVEDFKPSSVNQPGKEYPMVNSEGRVRVQISAPEAEKVQLDISAVKYDLVKDENGVWTGESAPQDEGFHYYQLWVDGAAVPDPNSLYFYGASRWGSGIEIPAHDQEFYALKNVPHGEVRELQYFSESNKTMRRCFVYTPPGYDENPEKRYPVLYLQHGGGENETGWSSQGHAGLIMDNLIAEGKSVPFIIVMDNGTWAMPRPPRNREGGERPAQWPPQGWADGFMNTLLKDIIPMIDSKYRTLADPGNRAMAGLSMGGMQTRVITLANPDVFSNVGMFSGGSITMEDIEQHPDFKEKVKLLFISYGSREIENPRPGPWGNPKGNTEALKKAGMNTHFYVSPETAHEWQTWRRSLYQFAPLLFKN, from the coding sequence ATGAAACGATATTCTTTTATTTTAACGGTGTTGCTGGCCTTTTCTGCGGTACTTGCCATGGCGCAAACGGCAGAACAAACAGTAGTTGAGGATTTTAAACCCTCTTCTGTAAATCAGCCAGGAAAAGAATACCCGATGGTGAATTCCGAAGGACGGGTGCGCGTTCAAATTTCTGCGCCTGAGGCTGAAAAAGTTCAGCTTGATATCAGTGCTGTAAAATACGATTTGGTAAAAGATGAAAACGGAGTGTGGACCGGCGAATCGGCACCACAGGACGAAGGTTTTCATTACTACCAGCTTTGGGTTGACGGAGCTGCGGTTCCCGATCCAAACAGCTTGTATTTTTACGGCGCCAGCCGTTGGGGAAGTGGTATTGAAATTCCGGCACACGATCAGGAGTTTTATGCCCTGAAAAATGTTCCGCACGGCGAGGTACGCGAGCTTCAGTATTTCTCGGAAAGCAACAAGACCATGCGCAGGTGTTTTGTTTACACACCTCCGGGTTACGACGAAAATCCTGAAAAACGTTACCCGGTGTTGTATCTGCAACATGGTGGTGGCGAAAACGAAACCGGATGGTCGAGCCAGGGACACGCTGGATTGATAATGGACAACCTGATTGCCGAAGGTAAATCCGTTCCGTTTATCATTGTTATGGACAACGGTACCTGGGCAATGCCAAGGCCACCGCGTAACCGCGAAGGTGGCGAACGTCCGGCACAATGGCCACCTCAGGGTTGGGCCGATGGTTTTATGAATACTTTGCTGAAAGACATTATTCCGATGATTGATTCGAAATACCGCACACTGGCCGATCCCGGAAACCGTGCCATGGCAGGTCTTTCGATGGGAGGTATGCAAACACGTGTTATAACACTGGCTAATCCCGATGTTTTTTCGAATGTGGGAATGTTTAGCGGTGGCAGTATCACCATGGAAGACATTGAGCAACATCCTGATTTTAAGGAAAAAGTAAAACTGCTTTTCATCAGCTACGGAAGTCGCGAGATTGAGAATCCGCGTCCCGGACCATGGGGAAATCCAAAGGGAAATACCGAAGCACTTAAAAAAGCCGGTATGAACACCCATTTTTATGTGTCGCCTGAAACTGCCCACGAATGGCAAACATGGCGCCGCAGCCTTTATCAGTTTGCACCTTTATTATTCAAAAATTAA
- a CDS encoding alpha/beta hydrolase-fold protein, with the protein MKKYISTLIVFFVFSLTLCVAQSEKPAVKEDFKPSTLNQPGKEYPMVNSQGYARFRIEAPEAQSVVVSLGLGGTRGGTPLAKNDEGVWMGTTAGPMDEGFHYYHVTIDGGVFNDPGALNYYGSVRWESGIEIPAHDQDFYALKNVPHGHVQQVLFPSPSTETSRRAFVYTPPGYYKNQSKSYPVLYLQHGWGEDETAWMNQGRANLIMDNLIAEGKIDPFIIVNTYGMTNEIKFGGLRNFDVTPFQTVLVDELIPYVDEHFRTIPDQAHRAMAGLSMGGMETKDITLNRPEVFSYYALLSGGIYAPEDIKDHSNLKLVFISCGSKERPDGVKNAAKALKDAGYNAVSYVSEGTAHEFQTWRRSLYQLAPLLFKE; encoded by the coding sequence ATGAAAAAATATATTTCAACATTAATAGTGTTCTTTGTTTTCTCACTTACGCTGTGTGTAGCTCAAAGCGAAAAACCGGCTGTAAAAGAAGATTTTAAACCCTCAACTTTAAACCAGCCCGGAAAAGAATACCCAATGGTAAACTCGCAGGGATACGCGCGTTTCCGTATTGAAGCTCCCGAAGCACAAAGTGTGGTAGTAAGCCTTGGTTTAGGAGGAACAAGAGGCGGAACTCCGCTTGCAAAAAACGACGAAGGCGTATGGATGGGAACCACTGCCGGGCCAATGGACGAAGGTTTTCATTATTACCATGTAACCATTGATGGTGGTGTTTTTAACGATCCGGGAGCGTTGAACTATTACGGATCGGTACGTTGGGAGAGCGGAATCGAAATTCCTGCACACGACCAGGATTTTTATGCATTGAAAAATGTTCCTCACGGACATGTTCAGCAGGTACTTTTTCCTTCGCCAAGTACCGAAACTTCGCGCAGGGCTTTTGTTTACACACCTCCGGGTTATTATAAAAATCAGTCAAAAAGTTACCCGGTGCTTTACCTGCAACACGGCTGGGGCGAAGACGAAACAGCCTGGATGAACCAGGGACGTGCCAACCTGATTATGGATAACCTGATTGCCGAAGGTAAAATTGATCCGTTTATCATTGTGAATACCTACGGAATGACCAACGAAATCAAATTTGGCGGTCTGCGTAATTTCGATGTTACTCCGTTTCAAACGGTTTTGGTAGATGAGCTGATTCCATATGTTGATGAGCATTTCCGCACTATTCCTGATCAGGCACACCGCGCAATGGCTGGTCTGTCGATGGGTGGTATGGAAACAAAAGATATCACATTGAACAGACCGGAAGTGTTTTCGTATTATGCGCTGTTGAGTGGTGGTATTTATGCACCTGAGGATATCAAAGATCATTCGAACCTGAAGCTGGTATTTATCAGTTGTGGTAGCAAAGAACGTCCGGATGGAGTAAAAAATGCGGCAAAAGCATTAAAAGATGCCGGTTACAACGCGGTTTCGTATGTTTCGGAAGGCACTGCACACGAGTTTCAAACCTGGCGCAGAAGTTTGTATCAACTGGCTCCGCTACTGTTTAAAGAATAA
- a CDS encoding alpha/beta hydrolase-fold protein, whose protein sequence is MKNIVLLFTALFISGICAAQDVVEDFQPSSVNQPGKQFPQVNSESRVRAQISAPEANNVRLDIGGVKYEMKKDENGVWTGESEPQDVGFHYYQLNVDGASVPDPGTKYFYGAGRWGSGIEIPADDMEIYALKDVPHGLLSEQPYFSEITQSFRRCFVYTPAEYNDNPKKQYPVLYLQHGSFEDETGWASQGHANRILDNLIAAQKAVPMIIVMDNGYAYKPQSSGGGRPAMVFEEVMMNEIIPMIDKRFRTIADREHRAIAGLSMGANQTMRICMNNLDEFAYYGGFSGTSNYPSSDEINVETFLNGAFKNGKSVNKQMKVFWLGLGTKEPEPFPGSVGAFRNMLEKQGIDYVYYESPETAHEWQTWRRDLHQYAQLLFK, encoded by the coding sequence ATGAAGAATATAGTCCTATTATTTACGGCTTTATTCATCAGCGGAATTTGTGCCGCTCAGGATGTGGTTGAGGATTTTCAGCCGTCATCGGTAAATCAGCCCGGCAAACAATTTCCTCAGGTGAATTCTGAGAGCCGGGTTCGTGCGCAGATTTCAGCACCGGAAGCCAACAATGTCAGACTCGATATTGGCGGCGTAAAATATGAAATGAAAAAAGACGAAAACGGCGTATGGACCGGTGAATCGGAACCTCAGGATGTTGGTTTTCATTATTACCAGTTAAATGTTGATGGAGCCTCGGTACCCGATCCGGGAACCAAATATTTTTATGGTGCCGGCCGCTGGGGAAGTGGTATCGAAATTCCGGCCGACGACATGGAGATTTATGCGCTGAAAGATGTGCCACACGGTTTGCTTAGCGAGCAGCCCTATTTCTCTGAAATTACGCAGTCGTTTCGCCGTTGTTTTGTTTATACACCTGCAGAGTACAACGATAATCCAAAAAAACAATATCCGGTACTTTACCTGCAACACGGAAGTTTTGAAGACGAAACCGGATGGGCAAGCCAGGGACATGCAAACCGCATTTTGGATAACCTGATTGCAGCCCAAAAAGCGGTGCCTATGATTATTGTTATGGACAACGGTTATGCCTATAAACCGCAAAGTTCAGGCGGCGGTCGTCCGGCAATGGTTTTCGAAGAGGTGATGATGAACGAAATCATTCCGATGATCGATAAACGCTTCCGAACAATTGCCGATCGTGAGCATCGCGCCATTGCGGGCTTGTCGATGGGCGCCAATCAAACCATGCGAATTTGTATGAACAACCTCGATGAGTTTGCTTATTACGGCGGTTTTAGCGGTACATCCAATTACCCCAGTTCCGACGAGATTAATGTGGAAACTTTTTTAAACGGAGCCTTTAAAAACGGGAAATCTGTAAATAAGCAGATGAAAGTTTTCTGGCTGGGTTTGGGAACCAAAGAACCAGAACCTTTTCCCGGCTCAGTTGGTGCTTTCCGAAATATGCTCGAAAAACAGGGCATCGATTATGTGTATTACGAGTCGCCTGAAACTGCCCACGAGTGGCAAACCTGGCGCAGAGATTTACATCAGTATGCCCAGTTGTTGTTCAAATAA
- a CDS encoding alpha/beta hydrolase-fold protein yields the protein MKNLFLVLLLLVISSVGHTQNNDFPAGTKPASTNILGAEYPRVDSLGQVYFRIQAPEATSISVSLGNVPLTKGDDGVWTGVTKPQDPGFHYYTLKINGVDVADPFSETFFGASRIMSGMEIPEAGVDFYDIKNVPHGQVRSVYYWSKSFNEPRHAYVYTPPGYDKDLDKKYPVLYLQHGMGEDRRAWPNQGRTNFILDNLIAEGKAKPMIIVMEDGGIARAFNTPIRDKSGKILPKPERQGPGRPGGPGQGPNFWDEFTETIITDLIPTIDKQFRTLSDRENRAIAGLSLGGTQTYQISQANLDKFASIGVFSAPFGFPGVETGYNGLLAKPDEFNKQVKLFYISMGSKEGPRSGRAIHEALDNAGINNVYYEAPGTAHEFQTWRKSLYGFAQLLFQKK from the coding sequence ATGAAGAATCTTTTTTTAGTGCTTCTACTTTTAGTAATAAGTTCAGTAGGGCATACACAAAACAATGATTTTCCGGCAGGAACAAAACCTGCGTCAACCAATATATTAGGAGCCGAGTATCCCCGTGTCGATTCTTTAGGACAGGTATATTTTCGCATACAAGCACCTGAAGCAACCAGTATTTCAGTTAGCCTTGGAAATGTTCCGCTAACGAAAGGCGACGATGGTGTTTGGACAGGCGTTACCAAGCCTCAGGATCCTGGTTTTCATTATTATACTTTGAAAATAAATGGTGTAGACGTTGCCGATCCTTTTAGTGAAACATTTTTTGGCGCAAGCCGCATTATGAGTGGAATGGAAATCCCGGAAGCAGGAGTTGATTTTTACGATATAAAGAATGTTCCTCATGGCCAGGTTCGATCAGTGTATTATTGGTCAAAATCGTTCAACGAGCCTCGTCATGCTTATGTTTATACCCCTCCGGGTTACGACAAGGATCTTGACAAAAAATATCCGGTGCTTTATTTGCAGCACGGTATGGGCGAAGACAGGCGCGCATGGCCTAATCAGGGGCGTACCAATTTCATTCTCGATAACCTGATTGCCGAAGGGAAAGCTAAACCAATGATTATTGTAATGGAAGATGGTGGAATTGCCAGAGCTTTTAATACGCCTATTCGCGATAAATCAGGTAAAATACTTCCCAAACCTGAAAGACAGGGGCCGGGGCGTCCGGGAGGTCCCGGACAAGGACCTAATTTTTGGGATGAATTTACAGAAACAATTATCACCGATCTGATTCCTACAATCGATAAACAGTTCAGAACATTAAGTGATCGCGAAAATCGGGCAATTGCAGGTCTTTCGCTTGGGGGAACACAAACCTACCAAATTTCACAGGCCAATCTCGATAAGTTTGCCAGCATCGGTGTTTTTAGTGCTCCGTTTGGATTTCCAGGCGTTGAAACCGGTTATAATGGTTTGTTGGCAAAACCTGACGAATTCAACAAGCAGGTAAAATTGTTCTACATATCCATGGGGTCAAAAGAAGGTCCCCGTTCCGGAAGGGCTATTCATGAGGCGCTTGATAATGCCGGCATCAACAATGTTTATTATGAAGCACCCGGAACGGCGCATGAATTTCAGACCTGGCGCAAAAGCTTGTATGGTTTTGCTCAACTTCTTTTTCAAAAGAAATAA